A window from Luteibacter flocculans encodes these proteins:
- the tatA gene encoding twin-arginine translocase TatA/TatE family subunit, with product MSITHIVLLLLVVVLIFGTKKLRNIGSDLGGAMRDFKKGLDGDEEARQARERDDKLRADPPPSTQVPPAHSETSEPRDRAP from the coding sequence ATGAGCATTACCCATATCGTCCTTCTGCTGCTCGTCGTCGTGCTGATCTTCGGCACGAAGAAGCTGCGCAACATCGGCTCGGACCTGGGCGGCGCCATGCGCGACTTCAAGAAGGGTCTGGACGGCGACGAAGAAGCACGTCAGGCGCGCGAGCGGGACGACAAGCTCCGCGCCGACCCGCCGCCGTCGACCCAGGTGCCGCCTGCCCACAGCGAGACGAGCGAGCCGCGCGACCGCGCTCCGTGA